In Ascaphus truei isolate aAscTru1 chromosome 5, aAscTru1.hap1, whole genome shotgun sequence, one genomic interval encodes:
- the LOC142494606 gene encoding uncharacterized protein LOC142494606: MEQVSSPGSASSTLLEEHHGDEDDEYDEDDATEETEIQSCDHEEVPIETVVPPNRPSTSTYDAIVASEGKIVDAENRRHSDMMTVLERMIGLQEETVSQLAHLHRVFIEVPKQLQKINTSFEALVVQQTQANYWRMTNVPQFNTSQPGSVHAGQFSPHSSDIHSPGPNVTGQVADIAVQVPDDILPLPSVQIQQQTPTKEATKTKQDTHETDQPSLVQCLPTCSHVSLGTSPVREQSLPKSPVGESLPKSPVGESLPKSPVGESLPKSPVGESLPKSPVGESLPKSPVGESLPKSPVGESLATSPVGESLATSPVGEQSLATSPAREVPEATQSGSVVPKVGGKRKRKIQETTSRPVTRSQKEQKK, encoded by the exons atggaacaagtgtcttcacctgggtcagccagctcaacactactagaag aacatcatggtgatgaggatgatgagtatgatgaggatgacgccacagaagagactgaaatacaatcatgtgaccatgaagaggtgccaatagaaactgttgtaccgccaaatcgtccatcaacttccacatacgatgcaattgtagcttcagagggaaaaatagtggacgcagaaaatcgtcgccattcagacatgatgacagtgctggaaaggatgattggactgcaggaagaaacagtatcacaattggcacatctccacagagtcttcattgaagtgcctaaacagttgcaaaaaatcaacacctcattcgaagcattagttgttcagcaaacacaagctaattactggagaatgactaatgtaccacaattcaacacctcccagccaggatctgttcatgcaggtcagttttcaccacattcatctgatattcattcaccaggcccaaatgttaccggtcaagtagcagacattgctgtgcaggttcctgatgacatcctaccgctgccatctgtacaaattcagcagcagacacctacaaaggaggcgacaaaaacaaaacaagacacacatgaaacagaccaaccatcacttgtgcagtgtctaccaacttgctcacatgtgtcactgggcacaagccctgttcgtgaacagtcactacccaaaagccctgtaggtgagtcgctgcccaaaagccctgtaggtgaatcgctgcccaaaagccctgtaggtgagtcgctgcccaaaagccctgtaggtgaatcgctgcccaaaagccctgtaggtgaatcgctgcccaaaagccctgtaggtgaatcactgcccaaaagccctgtaggtgagtcactggccacaagccctgtaggtgagtcactggccacaagccccgtaggtgaacagtcactggccacaagccctgcccgtgaagtgccagaggccactcaaagtggctctgttgtgcctaaagttggtggcaaaagaaaaaggaaaattcaagagacaacaagcaggcctgttactcgctcgcaaaaggaacaaaaaaaataa